The Sesamum indicum cultivar Zhongzhi No. 13 linkage group LG6, S_indicum_v1.0, whole genome shotgun sequence genomic interval ACTGCGGATCCAGAGAAGCGcatatagaaagaaaaagcacTTGCAGAAGTATCACAAATGAAGAGTATATGAAAACAAACCACAAAGATAGATTTCTTCTTCTGAATCGAAATTCTGCAGGAATTGCAGAAAACAAAGTGGGTAGGATGAAAACCCCAATATTTGGTTAGACACTAGAGAAAAGAACACTGCCATTATGCTTATTGAAAATCGGCAAGTTATACCACTAAACTACATATGAgcatatacaaataaaatgaagttgataaatttcataaagttgaaaagatGATCAGGTAAAGTAGCCTCATTCAATTCCAAACCAAAGTGTTACCTTTTTTTGGGGCAGTAAACCGGAAAAGAAGAGAAGTCAGCAAGTTGATGAGAGAAATCAAACTCCAGTTCACTAACCCAGCTGCAAAAGTAACGCAGATTGTAATGAAGAAGAGTATAatcaaaaacaagaaaatcctTATACATAACCACTGAAAAGCATTTAAACATAACATGTCATACAGAACAACTATACCTGTTTAGTGGATACATGTTAAGGAGTGATAGTCTAAAAGATTGAACAATTTGTTTTAAGTGTCAACAGGTCTTTAGCTTCTGATATGAGGAAACGCAAAAAAAGATGCTTCAGTCTACAAAGATGGACAAATAATATGTTCTTCCTTCTTCAAATCCCTGTTTCTATATTGCAATGTTTTCATAGCATATCTATTCTATCAAGACAAAGATAAGAACAGCGTCAATACAACTTATTTCGTTGATGTGTTCTCGGGCATGGCCTATCCTATCCGGTTCTCTTCAAATTTCAAGGGCATGATCAGTTTAAGCAATCTTGTACTGAATTGGGGCGTAAGCAATCAGCAGCAATCAAGTATCAAAGAAAAAGCTCACCCATACCTGTCAAAAGCAGCAATGGCAACAGGAGCCCACTCAAGATACTTCTCATTGTTGCCACTTTCTACAATTCAATATCATGTCTTCTCCAAATTTAGGACACGGCTTCTTTTATTCTCATCAAGAACTGAGGAAATAAAAGTAACCCGTTTGATCAAGAAATATGCTTCGGCAGGAACATCAAGAACATGTGTCAATGATTTGCCCTCAAGAACTCATACCAATGCACTTTAGGATACGGGTTTTTTCATTCTCGTCAAGAACAAGGGCAAAAAACCCCTTTGATTAAGAAACAGGCGTCAGCACAAACATCAAGAACATGTGCCAACCGTTTGACGGCAATGCACTTCATGGCACGGGTTTTTTCATTCTCATCAAGAACTAAGGAAGAAACACAAGAAACCCGTCTGATCAAGAAACAGCCATCTGCAGAAACATCAAGAATCTGCACCAATAATTTTCCTGTAAGAACTCAACATCAATGCACTACTTCTACCCGTTCGAGAAAATGGGACTTGAGTCCTTGATAATATGAGCGCCAGTTGATCAAGATTTATACGAAAATACAGGGTGAAAATTCTTGTAGTATAGAGTGTGATCTCCAGCCTgtgaaaattgaattcatCAATTGGAGGgggattattatatataaattataaataagcaTGTGTCAAAATCGCTGTAAAATGAAGTGTTTGCCAGGACATCGTTGTGTTCTTCCCGTTGAGGCAAGAGAGACGTTGCTGGATTTTCCATAATAGAAAACAGCATCGTTTCTTCATGGGTATTCTTGTCTTTTCGCTTAATTTTCCATATAAGAAAGCATGCGCTTTTTGATGGGTATTCTTGtcattttgtttgattttccaAATAAGGAAACGTCAACCTTTGACGGCTATTCTTGTCATTTGGCAGTATTGGGCCTTTGGGTCGggtgattttctttctttttttagtttttttctttttttttttttgtgagttTTGACTTAAATTGAAAGAATGATTATactcttttttccttaaaatttgatataattatacatgaattttttataatttaaaaaattatatttattactccTACAGttgattttttcaaatcaatagatctttttattaatcaaaattcaccgaatttattaatattaataaaaaaaattaaataaaaaattacatttactttCAATTAACTTTTCATGtcagattttttttacaactaaattctaataattataaaaatcacgAATTATATGATTTCATGTGAATCATTAATCCAAAGATGATCGTACACAATAGAATCTCGATGGGGTCAATATGAGCAGAATATAAGAGGCAAATTTTTTTGACATGCTTTGGTATCGATGAAAGACTTGGGACATTCGTGtaaacttttaaaatcttaaaaataaccCCTACGCCACATAACTATCTTCAAACATggatattaattacataattgtatatatattgataattaaaacaCACTCGATATATATGGacactttaaatttattatttaaattaaataaaagaaagtaaaaataaaatgaataactaattataatcGATAAGATGAACTAATTTAcaatgtttataaataaacctttattaataaattcgaatgaaaaaagtgaaatttattttataaaataaataaatatatttcaggATATTTAGTTCATGCATATTATAACAATCAAAATAGTCACTCTAAATTcacacttaattaataatataaatagctagaaagtatatatttacattaatcCTTATGGattgaaataaatcaacaaaaaagaatgTGTTTTTGTggatatacaaattttttcttggatatttttggaaattatatCAAGGATTTTCTTGCAAGAAGTGAAAACTTTctctatgtttggttttgtgttttggcccattttagagatgggccaaaacacaaacattatgtttggtttcatttttaacttgttttgatatactttttggagatagagagagaaaaacaaagataaataagaatgtgttagagatagtgtgtatgtttggatttgtttttggaaataatataaaataagtatgatatgtttgatgttgtttagtaggagacaaaaattactgttcattgtcaaatcatgtctcttttatatatatttatatatatgtatgagtatgaatatacttttatatatatttatatatatgtatgagtatgaatataatttttttatttgtaggtgtagatttattttgataaaaaacaaaagaggcactgtttcaaaacatctcaaaacaccaccaaaacttccaaaacaaatcaaggcaaacattgtccatgttttggcccatctcgaagataaaacaaaattgaaagcaAACATAGTGAAaactttgtttggttttgtgtctCCACACCTTCACTAGGAGTGAAgtaaattttggtttttttttttttttctctttcttctctctttcttatttttggatttcttctctctctctctcatttcttttctgttagctttttctctttgttttctttcttctttcttctttcttctctctcctttttttaattgttttttttaaattatttgtattatttgtattatatgtattatatactatttaatatataatatatgtaaaatataattaataattactactaaaaaataattattaatttatgaaactattgatataaatatatttactatcaatgctacttggtcaaaatatttaaaatttttctacctAACGGAAAAATTATAGCAGTTGCATATACTACTGATAATATATCAGTATTATATACCTAAttcgtatttttattacttcaattgtctattaaaatttatcagtttatatataaaagtctaattaatgtattataaaagtctaattaatgtattttcaacATGTTATATAGTGCATTTAACGCttgattacaatttttttcaatttagaccatttaatcttttgtactcataatttttcctatttcaatgaaatatttgagaaatttgaaaattgaggacaatataccaataatacatacttaattctaaattttttatttaaattttatatattatgttttttcattccaaagataaagtctaacaaaattattttggagacaatactacaatgtacttaattatgtattaaattagaattattatttaaaatataaaaagaaatgcctcaataaaaaaaattacttaacataaatatatatattatatttcactaacaaacaaaataatatatacatacactatattatattacatgacatgatttgacaatgaacagtaactcctgtctcccaaatcccaacatcaaacctacaccacttattttattttatattatcaaaacacatacttactcatctctatttttctctctctatctccaaaacacaaaaacaaaaacacccaaaacattaatccaaacataatctTTATGTTACCTTCCATCAACCCAACACGACGTCGTAATGGAGAAGAATGTCCGGTTCCATGTTCCAACCGCGGAACTCCTCTCACCTTACAGAAGTTATCAACTCCCATTACAACAACGTTGAACAAAGATGGCTGCTCTAGCTTCAACGTCTCTCTGCAGTGGTCAAGTTTCAAGGTTTCCTCCGACCCAGTGTTTGTTTCCCAGAAATCTTGCACAAATCAGGACCGGGTTTCAATTCAGAGGTTTCAGAATTCGAGCTAGTTCAAATGAGCTAGAGacagaaacagaaaaatgGTCTGAGAAAGACCTTGATCAAGAACCcgtgaaagaaagagaaactCAAGAAACCAGCAAGATTTCAAGTGGGCCGACATCCGCTGCTCCAGCACTCGACAAAGATCTTAAAAAGgcgagttttttttttattttttattttctgatttcTAGTGGGTCTATGTGTTATGTTTCAGTTTGTGTTTTTCAGTGCTGTCTGTCCTTGTTTGATGATAGATTAAGCAAATGGAGACTGGGTTTTGGTTATTGATTAAGTGTGtgaattgatttttcatcTGTAGGACATTGTTGTAAGATTTCAAGAAAAGCCCCTCTATTTATTGGTCTATGCATATAATTCAGATAGATGTCCTGGTTACATGTCAGCATGCAGCATTAGGCACAAATGAGAATTTGTGTCGGTACATATAACGAAATAATTTAGGTTGACTATAAAACTGCTTGTTAGTACTAATCTGTTGATAACATAGTAGTATAAAAGTTCAGCTTGTATGATATAGATGcaattcatgaaaaataatgtacatatatatggtTTAACTTGCAAAAACTAGGGCATTGATTTGCAGAAACATTGATTTTGTGGGCAAGAGGGGATTGTTTACTACGTAGACTAACGTGCAAGAATACGGACAACTTCGAGAAGAAATTTATTAGATGAGTATACTATGCTTCTATGGTTATTCACATTAATGTTGACACAACTATGATTATCTTGCTTATTTCTCAGGTCACAGTTCTTCGGTTTCATATTCGGGCTAGTTCTCAGTTCTCTGTACATGACATTGTGGCATCTATATGTCATGtcattagattttcatctttGTCTTATTCGCAGTATGAACGACTTTCCTGTATTGGTATtcattacattattaattGGAATTGGTAAGTAGCACACGTTAGTCACCTAATGTTGGAGGAGCCCAGTCCTTGCTTCTGTGGTTATTAATCTGTATGCATCACTCTTTCACAGGTGGTCCAAAAGACTGCTGCAACCTTTGCACCGAGAGCTTCCACTGCAAGCAAAAATCCTGCCGTACCAGGCACTGTTTTATACACTGTTTTTGAGGTTCAAGGATATGCCTCTCTATTAGTTGGCGGAGCTCTC includes:
- the LOC105163222 gene encoding uncharacterized protein LOC105163222 codes for the protein MAALASTSLCSGQVSRFPPTQCLFPRNLAQIRTGFQFRGFRIRASSNELETETEKWSEKDLDQEPVKERETQETSKISSGPTSAAPALDKDLKKVVQKTAATFAPRASTASKNPAVPGTVLYTVFEVQGYASLLVGGALSFNLIFPSNEPDIWRLMGMWSIWMFTIPSLRARDCSKNEKEALNYLFLLIPLLNVIIPFFLKSFAVVWSADTIAFFGMYAWKLGWLSQKE